The nucleotide sequence GTAGAGGAAGTCGCCGGTCTTGCGCGTCAGCCCGCCCGCCACCGTCAGGATGTTGAAGTGGCGTGTCGGGCCGAAGCCGCTGAACGAGCCGATCTCGAAGGTCAGCGGGTTGCTGCCCAACACCAGCGAGTTGTTCTGCCACGGCTCGAAGTTCCAGTGATGGCCGAACAGCGTGTAGCCATGCTGGCGCGGGTGCCCCGCCGCCTGGGCGATGCGGAAGCGCACGTTGGTGCCGGGCTTGGCCTCGAAGATCGGCGTCAGCGGGTCGCAAGGCGTGGCGTTGCAGCCGAAGCTCAGCGTGTTGGAGCTCAGGCTGTTTTTGTAATCCAGATCATTCAGCGTTGTGGTGGTGCCGTGGCCAGGCGTGATCGGCGTGTCGGGCGGCAAGCCGAACCGCGCCCACAGTGGCTCGGTCCGGTAGTTGAACGCCTTCTGCGCCGAATCCTCGGGGTCATCCTCGCCGCCCTGGTTCTTCATGCCGATGTTGTTGCTGCTGGACGGGGCGCTCTGCATCGTCACGTCGTCCTGGTAGTGGACCACGAACTCGCGGAACAACAGCCCGCCGTTGGCGGCGATGATGTCGGCCTTCGCACCACTGTGTAACTTCGTTGTCGTGCTGCCGACGACGAAGTAACTCGACCCCTTCGGCTCGACCACGGCGGCGCCGATGGCGCCGTGCGACGAATGCTTGATGACGTCGCCGTAGTCGCGCAGGTTGATCACGCCGAATTCCGCCGGCGTCAGCGTCACATTCGAATTGTTGAAAGTGACCTTGCCGGCGTACCAGGCGTAGCGGATGTGCTCGCCCGGCCCGGCGGTCGTGTCAGGGTTGAAGCCGATGACTGCGCCGTCCGACCCGCTCACGTCGAAGAAGACGAGCTGCGGGTGCAGGCTCAGTTGTTTTGAGGTGACGATCTGGTTGAAGTTGAATGCAGGGATGATCGTCGGCACCTCGTTGTAGCTTGTGTATTCGGGCACCCCCGTCGCCGGCAGGCGGTTGCGCAACGTGACGTTGATGCAGTCGCCTGCGTTGAAGCGGATCGCCAGCGGCTCAAGCGGCTTACTGCCGTTGGCGATGGCCGTGCGGTCGGCGGCGTTGATGTAGACGATGCCCGCCGGGTCAAAGAAGTTGAACTTGCTGTTGTAGACGATGCCCTGCCAGCCGTTGGACAGGTGTCGCAGCAGGTCCTTCGCCAGCCAGGCTTCGATGATCATGTTCTTGACCGGCACGCCCGCGATGTTCGGGCACTGGGTGAGGCCGGGCGCGCTGCTTGCGGTGGTCGTCCCGGTCGCCGCCGCCGTCTGGGCCGTAATGGGCGAGGCGGTTACCTCGTCGGGCTCGGCGGTGCCGTTGTTGGTATCTGGGTCAGGCTGGTCCGGGTCGTTGCTGCCGACGGGAGCAGGGGCCGATATCTTGGCGCCTTCGGGCGTCCCGTCGGCGCCGGCGACCTTCAGCGGGTTATCCGGCGCGGCGCTCTCTTCGGTCGCGTCGGGCGGGGCAATGATCGCCGCCTGTGTCCGCATCTCGTTGGAGGCTGCCGCGGTCCCCGAGATTGGGCGGAACAATGGATTGTTCGGCAGCTTGGCGATGATCGACGGCCGGAAATACTTGTAGGTCCGCATCAGCCCCCACATGCCGTTCCAGAGGTCGTCAACCGGGGCCGACTGGTAGAAGACGTCGGCGATGCCGAGGCGGTTGAACACCGGCGCCACCTTGTCGTTGAAGTCGAACTCGAAGTGCTCGGAGATGCCGATGGCTTGCGAGTTGGTGAAGCCAGAGTTATTCACCGCCGCGGGGTCTTGCGGCGTGCCGGGCTCGAAGAACCAGCGGTGCGCGTGAATGTTCACGACGTGCTGCTCTTCCTGCGCGCCCTGCAAGAGCCGCACCTGGACATGGTCGCCGGGGTAGGCGGGCAGGATGGGCGTGAACGGGTCGCCGTGAATCACCGAGCTGAAGGCGTAAGCCAGATCGCCATCGGCCCCGCCCTTCTGCTGGAACCCGCCCGGCCCCTGTTGGCCGATGCGCAGCGGAATTGGCTCGTTGCGGTAATTGATGACCATGGTGCCGGGGTCAGCCGCCGAGATGGCTTCGGGGAACGGATTCTGCGACGGGTCGTCGATGACGACCGAGCCGACGATGAATGGCGGGTCGTGTTCGACGCGGTTGGGCGGGCTGACGGGAATGTTGGCCGGTGCCGGCGTGTAGACGATGGCGAAGTCGCCGATCTCCAGATTGAACTCGCGGTAGCTGCGCGACTGGTTCGGGCCTGCGAGGATGTTGGCAGCGTAACTGGTCGGGCCGCCGTCGGCGCGCGTGCCAAAGACTACGGTGCCCGTCAGATTCGTCCACGTCGAATCGGTCGGCTCGATGACCAGCCCGGCGTACAGCCCGTGATGCTGGTGGCCGCTCGGGCTGAAGTGGTCGTGTGTGAAGACGGTCCGCAGCGTGCGGTCACGGCCATTGCGATTGACCAGCGGGTCGGCCCACCAGCGTTCGATCAGCGTCTGCGCGCCGACCCATATGCCGCCGGGGCCTGAGCCAAAGACCGGGTGCGGCTTGGCCACGGGGCAGGTGTCTGTGCTGTCGCGCGCGTCGCCAGAGTCCACGCCCGTGCAGTGATTGAACTTGCGTATAGCGCGGATCGTCTCGCGCGTTGACTCGCCGTCATGGGCACCGCTCTCGTAGTTCCAGCCGTTGCCCGCGCCGTCGGAAGAGGTCACGTCGAACTTCACGAGGTGGATGTGCTGGCCGACGATGTCGGTGCCCTGGAAGACTTGAAAGTCGTCGAGGTTCAACGACTTGTTCTGGAAGAGGTTGGTCACGCGGTAGTCTATGCAGTCGCCGGAGTTGGCGCGGAAGAACATAGGCTCCGGCGGGCGGTTGCCGTTGAGCGTGTCCAGGGCGTCTTGTTCGAGCACGGCGATGCGGCCCTGACGGTCGTGCCAGTTGGCGTTGTTGATCTTGAGCGTCTTGAACCCTGTGATGTTGTAGCCTTGGCCGGGATCGTCGAAGTCGAATTGAATCCAAGCCGCGCGGTACTTGCGCAGCGGCACCGGGCGCGAACCGCCGTTGTCAGGGTCGGGGATGAAGTTGACCGGGCAGGGGTCTGCATAAGGAGCGCCGGCCACACGCGGCCTGCCATTGACGAGAAACTTCATCGCCGCGCCCGATGACGTGAACGAGTCGTAGCCGCGCGCCACCCAGTTGTAGATGGTCGTCACCGGGACGCTCGGGAACAGCGTGCCGTCGTGGAAAGACATAGAGGTCTGCTCGTCAACGGTGCCGGCGTCGGGCAGGAGCACCGCCTGGGCTGTGTCCAGGTCGCGGGCAAAGGCCCGCAGGTTGGGGTCCGCGTTGCGCGCCACGACGCGCTGGTGAACAGGGTCGTTGCTGTACTTGGCAGCGATGGCCGCCGGCCCGTCGGTGTCAGTCCCCTGGAGGATGTAGTGACGGCGCAGGCCGCCGTCGAAATCAAGACCGAGCGGCGGCTGTGAGGGGCGATGTCCCCCCACCGCTGCGATGTAGAAGGGGTAGCCTTTGAAAGTCGCCGAAGGCATAAAAGGCATCGCCAGATTCTTGATCGGGATGATCGCAGGGGTCGGCGTGCCGCCGGCGATCTCACCGTCGGGCAGGTTGCGCCCGCTGGTGCCGTCTTCGAAGACGTCGTGATTGCGCCATAGCTCCCACATCCCCTGGGCGAAGTGCGGGTAGAGGTGGCAGTGGAAGATCGCATCGCCGGGCAGCAGGTTGCGGTTACCCGAGCCGCCATATTGAATTTCGTAGGTGTAGGAGGCGCCCGGCGAGATGGTCTGCGAATCAAGGTAGGTCGAGTTCTGGTCGCGCGGGCTTTGCAGCCACTGGTGGGCGTGGAGGTGGAAGACGTGTGTCTCTTTCGGCCCTGCATGGACGTTGCGGAAGCGCACAGGGTCGCCGATGTAGGAATGATGCACGTTCGAGGGATCGTCCGGGAACAGGGCTGCGCTGGCTTTATGCGTCGTCGGGTCGGCCTTCACCAGCAGCGCCGGGTCGCCATCAACCCAGGACTCCAGGAAGAACTCTTCATACTCGCACTCGGCGCAGTTGGCCCCAGGGCCGATCTTCTTGCGGTTGGCGAGCAACTCCGAGCCGAGGCTCGACGAGCCGTAGTTGATGCCGAAGCCGTCACGCACCGAATGGAAGACGCTCTCGTCGGCGAGCATTTCCGGGAAGGCCGGCGCGCCCGTCTCCAACTCGTCATGAAAGATGACGGTGAACTCGCGGAACCACTGGCCACAGGTGCTCGACGGCGGGTCGGTGCGGCTGGCGCTGTTAATGAAGCAGCCGTCGTTCTGTGCGGTGAAGTCGGTGACAACGGCGTTGAGGTCGGTGTAGATAATCTCGTTGCCTCTGAGGATATTCAGGACCGGGTCGCCGCTCGCCGGATCAACCGCTTCGTAGTTGATGGTCGGCTGGCCCTTGGGCGTCACGCCGGTCTTGGCGGCGTTGAGCTGGGCGTTGGTGACTTGCGAGCGGTACCACTTCGAGCCTTTCGGCTCGACGACGACGGCGCCGAAAAGCCCGTGATCGACCTGGCCGCCGTTGCCCTCGCCGCCGATAGTCGCCGCGGTCGAAAACAAGAGGTACTGCCCCTGCTTGGCAGCGTACCAGGTGTAAGTCTTGGTCTGCCCCGGGTCGGCCAGCGAGCTGGGATTCTTGCCGACGTTGGAGCCGTCGTCGGAGATGCCTGTGACGTAATCCATCCCGTTGACGTGCATGGACGCGGCCCGCGTCGCGGGGGTGTCATTCTTCGACAGGTGCACGGTGCCGTCGTCGAGCACCTGCACGCTGCCGTCTTTGTTGTACTGTTTGACCTGGAAAGTGTTCGTACTTGTGCCAATCGGCTCGATCTTGCGGATGCTGCCGTCTATCTGAAGCTCTAGCGTGCCGAAAAACGGCGTCACGTCGTAATAGGGCCGCCGGTTAGGCTGGTTGAAGAAATGCAGTTGCTCGACATGCGCCCGGTTGGGGTCGAGGTAGTTGGTGAAGCTCACCTGCAAACAGTCGCCCTCGTTAACGCGCAAGACGATGGGGCGCGGGCGCTTGTTAGCGCGCAACTGAACGTTGCCGGCGACGACCCCCAGGTTCGGGTCTATCGGCACCACGTCGCGCTTGAGGGCGAACATCATGCCGCCCGGATCGAACGACCCGAAGCGGTTATAGGTGAGGATCTGGTCGAAAGCCACGACGTTGGCAGTAACCGTATTCGCGCAAGCCGGCACGGCAGGCGCGCTCGTCGGCGTCGCATCCGGCGCTTGCGTCAATTGCACCTGCGCCCTTGCCGACCAAGCGGCGAGCGCCATGAAGGCGCACATGAGAAGCCCCCTGAGCAAGCAACGCCGCTGCCTGAGGCAGAATATTTCCTTGCTGGACATTTGCCCTCCTTTGACGGATGAATGGTGATCGGCAAACAAAAAACGGCCCACTCGGCGCGTTGAGCGAGTCGGCTGATGCTGAGGCAATTGATATACCCACGACGCGCCCAAAGGATAAAGATAACAGGCGCAAAACCTTGGTTACGGTGCGGCGAGGCGGCGCGGAAACCTTCGCGTGTTTCAGCCTGAATCACAGGCCGCCCGGTGTGTTTCAGATTATAACAACCCCGCTTATCGTGCGGGCGCTCCCCTATTGAGGACGCAGAGCTCAGAAAAAAGTTTTCCCCGCGGGCCGCGTTTCTGTGTGGACTGAATCGCTTTTTTATATTATATTCATCGCCAACCCTGCGGCTGCTGTGGGAACGGTTGATGAGCACCGGACTTCAATAACGACATTGCGACCAGACGCGTCGCGCCTTTTTTCCAGCACTTGATTGTAAGCAGGCTCTGGGCTGGAGATTTACCTTCGGTTATTTCCTCAGGCAAGGCTTTCGTGAGGGGTGAGGTTGACTATCAAGAGAGAGGCAACCGGAGGAGGATCGAACATGGGGAAGGTTCTGGTGATTGGCGGCTCGGCCAGCGGCGGCGCGGCGGTGGCCGAATTGGTTGAGCGCGGGAGCTACACCGTGTTAAGGGCGTGGGAGTTGGAGAGCGCCCTCGCAATCGTCGAGAGTGACCGGCCTGACGCGGCAATCATTGACTGCACCAAATCTTACAGAGATGGTCTTGCCTTGCTGAAGGAGTTGAGCCGTCGCACTCCCTTCCTTCCAATAATCGTCATCATCAAAAGGCCGAAGATTTCTCAGTTGCGAGAGGTCATGCAGGCGAGGGCGGCAGATTTTATCGCGCCGCCAGTGACGGCGGATGACCTCATCCGATCCGTTGGCCGCGCCATCAACAAGCAGTGCTGCTGTCACGATCCTAAGCGCTTCGACCGCGACGAAAAGGTGGCCGCGCTGGGCCGCATGGCCGCGCAAGTCGCGCACGAGGTGAGGAATCCGCTCGCCGGGCTGCAACTCTACTCGCTGCATCTGAAGAGCAAGCTCGCCGGCAAAGTCGCGGCCAGCGAAATTGCCCTCGCCGACAAGATTATTGACGGCATTGGCCAGCTCACCGAGACGACCGAGCGAGTGCTGAGCTTCGCCCGCACCGTCACGCTGTCGCGCCGGCGCGTGAACCTGAATCGAGTGGTCGCCGATTCGCTCGCCCTGCTGGAGCCGCAACTCAGGGAGAAGAGTATCCGCGTGAACCTCACACTGACCGAGGCGGGCGCCTATGCCATGCTCGACGAGGCCAGCGTGCGTTCGGCACTGATCAACCTGATGCTCAATGCCATTCAGGCCATGGCCGTCGGCGGGCAGATGATCGTGACGACGGCGGCGGGCGAAGGCGCGCTGCGGCTGGCGATCACGGACACGGGCTGCGGCATGACTGAAGAGCAGATGAAAAATTTATTCGAGCCCTTCTACACGACCAAGAGCCAGGGCCTGGGGCTGGGGATGTCATTCGCTTCCAGGATCATCCAGTTGCACGGCGGCCAGATCGCCGTCCAGAGCCGCGCCGGCGCAGGCACCTCGGTCAAAATCGCCTTGCCGGCTGAGGGAGAGAAAGCCAATGCTGCCGCGTGCTAAAATCATGGTGGTGGACGATGAGCCGGCCATCACCGGGGCAATGGCGATGATCCTCGGCGAGCGCGGGTACAAAGTCGCTGCCGCCGCCACTGCGGCGCGTGCTGTCGAGTTGCTCAACGAGCAGCACTTTGACCTTGTGTTCACCGACCTGCGGTTGCCGGACGCCAGCGGCATGGACCTGCTGGCTCAGGTGAAAGCCGACAGCCCGGCAACCACGGTCATCTTGATGTCGGCGCATGGCTCGCTCGACATCACAATCGCAGCGATCAAAGAAGGCGCCTACTACTACCTGGATAAGCCGTTCACGCCCGATCAGGCAATGATGCTGGTCGAGCGCGCCCTGCAATTCGTCGCCATCCACGAAGAGAACCGCCACCTCAAGCGCATCCTCAGCGGCGGCCACCAGGCGTTCGGCATCATCGGGCTGAATGAGGAGATGCGACGGATCTATGAAACCATCCGCATGACGGCGGCCAGCGACGCCTCGGTCCTGATTGAAGGCGAGAGCGGCACCGGCAAAGAGCTGATCGCCACCGCCTTTCATTTACAGAGTGAGCGCGCCAGCCGCCCCTTCACGCGGATCAACTGCGCCGCCATACCGGGTGACCTGATCGAATCGGAATTGTTCGGTTACAAAAAGGGCGCGTTCACCGGCGCTGACCGCGACCGACACGGACTGATTGAAGCGACCGCGGGCGGGACGTTGCTGCTGGACGAGATCGCGGAAATGCCCGTGCATTTGCAGACCAAGCTGCTACGCGTGCTGCAAGACAGGAGCCTGCACCGCCTGGGGGATAACCGCGAGGTGCGCGTCGATTTCCGTCTGCTGGCCGCGACCAACCGCGACACGCGGCAGGCCCTGCGCGAGGGCCGTTTGCGCGACGACCTCTACTTCCGCATCAACACCATCAAGGTTCAGGTGCCGCCGCTGCGCGAGCGCCTGGACGATCTCGCGTTGCTGGCCGAGCACTTCTTGCAGCGTTACGTGGTCAAGTATCATCGGCGCATCCGCGGCATCTCGCCGGCGGCCCTCAGCCTACTGTCGAAGTACGACTGGCCGGGCAACGTTCGCGAGCTGGAGAGCGTCATCGAGCGCGCCGTTCTGTTCTGCGACCAAGACCTGATCTCCCCCATGCACCTGCCTGAACACCTCCAGGCGGCGCGCCCGCGGCCCATGAAGTGTGAGATACCGGCTTACCTGACGCTCGAAGAGATCGAACAAGAGGCCATCCGGCAAACGCTCGAACGGACGCGCAATAACGTTAAGAAGACCGCACAGATTCTCAACCTCCACCGCCCGACTCTCTACCGCAAGCTGAAGAAATTCGGGCTGAGAGCAGACCGCTCTCAGTGACGCGGCACGGTAAGTGCCACACGGTAATTGATGACGAACTGCTGGTCGCTTGTTCTATCCTGAAACACGCCGGAGAGAGATGCGCAACCCTATTTCCGGCATGATTCATAACCCGTAAAGTATATCCGAGTCGGCACGATGATTGCTCTCATTGTGTTCCCCATTACATTCAGTGGGGTCGGTAGAGGAGGGGTAACGAATGAAGAACTGTGCCTGGGGGATTAGAGAAGAAATGGCGAAAGCGACCGGGATAAGAGCAGGCCGACCGTTCGCCCCGGTCGTGGCCTGCCGGCTGCTGCTGGTGATGCTTTGCTTGTCGTCTTCTGCCGTCGCCGGCCACGCCGCACAAGCCAGAGAGCGCGCCCTGCCGGGCCGTGTCGCTTACGTCTGCGTGATGGACCCGGACGTGAGGTCAGCGAAGCCTGGCAAGTGCCCGAAGTGTGGCATGATGTTGCGCAAGGCGGGCGGCGAGATGCCCGTAAAGACGGCGGTGGCGGCAAACCAGATGACGGGCGACGGCGACAACGCCGATGTACCCGCACAGATTCCTGACACGCCGGTTTACGATCAGGACGGCAGGCGGCTACGCTTCTACAGCGATCTTGTGCGTGGCAAAACCGTCGCCATCAATTTTATCTTCACGACCTGCACAACCATCTGCCCGCCACTTACCGCGACCTTCCGCAAAATCCAGCAGGAGCTCGGTGACCGCGTCGGCAGTGACGTCCAGTTAATTTCCGTCAGCGTCGACCCGACGACCGACATCCCCGAAAGGTTGAAAGCTTATTCGGACAAATTCCATGCAGGGCCGGGGTGGACCTTCGTCACCGGCGACCGCCAGCAGATCACGCGCTTGTTGAAAGCACTCGGCGCGAACACC is from Blastocatellia bacterium and encodes:
- a CDS encoding copper oxidase, producing MSSKEIFCLRQRRCLLRGLLMCAFMALAAWSARAQVQLTQAPDATPTSAPAVPACANTVTANVVAFDQILTYNRFGSFDPGGMMFALKRDVVPIDPNLGVVAGNVQLRANKRPRPIVLRVNEGDCLQVSFTNYLDPNRAHVEQLHFFNQPNRRPYYDVTPFFGTLELQIDGSIRKIEPIGTSTNTFQVKQYNKDGSVQVLDDGTVHLSKNDTPATRAASMHVNGMDYVTGISDDGSNVGKNPSSLADPGQTKTYTWYAAKQGQYLLFSTAATIGGEGNGGQVDHGLFGAVVVEPKGSKWYRSQVTNAQLNAAKTGVTPKGQPTINYEAVDPASGDPVLNILRGNEIIYTDLNAVVTDFTAQNDGCFINSASRTDPPSSTCGQWFREFTVIFHDELETGAPAFPEMLADESVFHSVRDGFGINYGSSSLGSELLANRKKIGPGANCAECEYEEFFLESWVDGDPALLVKADPTTHKASAALFPDDPSNVHHSYIGDPVRFRNVHAGPKETHVFHLHAHQWLQSPRDQNSTYLDSQTISPGASYTYEIQYGGSGNRNLLPGDAIFHCHLYPHFAQGMWELWRNHDVFEDGTSGRNLPDGEIAGGTPTPAIIPIKNLAMPFMPSATFKGYPFYIAAVGGHRPSQPPLGLDFDGGLRRHYILQGTDTDGPAAIAAKYSNDPVHQRVVARNADPNLRAFARDLDTAQAVLLPDAGTVDEQTSMSFHDGTLFPSVPVTTIYNWVARGYDSFTSSGAAMKFLVNGRPRVAGAPYADPCPVNFIPDPDNGGSRPVPLRKYRAAWIQFDFDDPGQGYNITGFKTLKINNANWHDRQGRIAVLEQDALDTLNGNRPPEPMFFRANSGDCIDYRVTNLFQNKSLNLDDFQVFQGTDIVGQHIHLVKFDVTSSDGAGNGWNYESGAHDGESTRETIRAIRKFNHCTGVDSGDARDSTDTCPVAKPHPVFGSGPGGIWVGAQTLIERWWADPLVNRNGRDRTLRTVFTHDHFSPSGHQHHGLYAGLVIEPTDSTWTNLTGTVVFGTRADGGPTSYAANILAGPNQSRSYREFNLEIGDFAIVYTPAPANIPVSPPNRVEHDPPFIVGSVVIDDPSQNPFPEAISAADPGTMVINYRNEPIPLRIGQQGPGGFQQKGGADGDLAYAFSSVIHGDPFTPILPAYPGDHVQVRLLQGAQEEQHVVNIHAHRWFFEPGTPQDPAAVNNSGFTNSQAIGISEHFEFDFNDKVAPVFNRLGIADVFYQSAPVDDLWNGMWGLMRTYKYFRPSIIAKLPNNPLFRPISGTAAASNEMRTQAAIIAPPDATEESAAPDNPLKVAGADGTPEGAKISAPAPVGSNDPDQPDPDTNNGTAEPDEVTASPITAQTAAATGTTTASSAPGLTQCPNIAGVPVKNMIIEAWLAKDLLRHLSNGWQGIVYNSKFNFFDPAGIVYINAADRTAIANGSKPLEPLAIRFNAGDCINVTLRNRLPATGVPEYTSYNEVPTIIPAFNFNQIVTSKQLSLHPQLVFFDVSGSDGAVIGFNPDTTAGPGEHIRYAWYAGKVTFNNSNVTLTPAEFGVINLRDYGDVIKHSSHGAIGAAVVEPKGSSYFVVGSTTTKLHSGAKADIIAANGGLLFREFVVHYQDDVTMQSAPSSSNNIGMKNQGGEDDPEDSAQKAFNYRTEPLWARFGLPPDTPITPGHGTTTTLNDLDYKNSLSSNTLSFGCNATPCDPLTPIFEAKPGTNVRFRIAQAAGHPRQHGYTLFGHHWNFEPWQNNSLVLGSNPLTFEIGSFSGFGPTRHFNILTVAGGLTRKTGDFLYRTQDSFSFAGGLWGIFRVSATAP
- a CDS encoding ATP-binding protein, whose product is MGKVLVIGGSASGGAAVAELVERGSYTVLRAWELESALAIVESDRPDAAIIDCTKSYRDGLALLKELSRRTPFLPIIVIIKRPKISQLREVMQARAADFIAPPVTADDLIRSVGRAINKQCCCHDPKRFDRDEKVAALGRMAAQVAHEVRNPLAGLQLYSLHLKSKLAGKVAASEIALADKIIDGIGQLTETTERVLSFARTVTLSRRRVNLNRVVADSLALLEPQLREKSIRVNLTLTEAGAYAMLDEASVRSALINLMLNAIQAMAVGGQMIVTTAAGEGALRLAITDTGCGMTEEQMKNLFEPFYTTKSQGLGLGMSFASRIIQLHGGQIAVQSRAGAGTSVKIALPAEGEKANAAAC
- a CDS encoding sigma-54 dependent transcriptional regulator; the encoded protein is MLPRAKIMVVDDEPAITGAMAMILGERGYKVAAAATAARAVELLNEQHFDLVFTDLRLPDASGMDLLAQVKADSPATTVILMSAHGSLDITIAAIKEGAYYYLDKPFTPDQAMMLVERALQFVAIHEENRHLKRILSGGHQAFGIIGLNEEMRRIYETIRMTAASDASVLIEGESGTGKELIATAFHLQSERASRPFTRINCAAIPGDLIESELFGYKKGAFTGADRDRHGLIEATAGGTLLLDEIAEMPVHLQTKLLRVLQDRSLHRLGDNREVRVDFRLLAATNRDTRQALREGRLRDDLYFRINTIKVQVPPLRERLDDLALLAEHFLQRYVVKYHRRIRGISPAALSLLSKYDWPGNVRELESVIERAVLFCDQDLISPMHLPEHLQAARPRPMKCEIPAYLTLEEIEQEAIRQTLERTRNNVKKTAQILNLHRPTLYRKLKKFGLRADRSQ
- a CDS encoding SCO family protein, yielding MKNCAWGIREEMAKATGIRAGRPFAPVVACRLLLVMLCLSSSAVAGHAAQARERALPGRVAYVCVMDPDVRSAKPGKCPKCGMMLRKAGGEMPVKTAVAANQMTGDGDNADVPAQIPDTPVYDQDGRRLRFYSDLVRGKTVAINFIFTTCTTICPPLTATFRKIQQELGDRVGSDVQLISVSVDPTTDIPERLKAYSDKFHAGPGWTFVTGDRQQITRLLKALGANTGDKNDHSPMVLVGNDRAAYWTRTYGLAPADTLVRIVTAAAAKTAAASPASVGVRKARTPAEVAAAYFPNTELLTQDNKAVRFFDDLLKGKVVVINFMFTTCTSVCPPMMANLAKVQAYLGERVGNGINMISISVDPTVDTPAALKKYAEQFHAKPGWYLLTGKKEDVDTILRKVGGFAADKNDHSTLLMIGNVETGQWLKAFAMSKPAEIADAIIKLAESN